A section of the Acidobacterium capsulatum ATCC 51196 genome encodes:
- a CDS encoding helix-turn-helix domain-containing protein — translation MTFSQLHERLRIEIWRRIERGVVTGKLLAVQTGLQPSHISNFLHGKRNLSLPALDRLLTAQQLSIQDLVNLEEQDEWSGASSSGERIPIVSASVAIHSASIVPVEGQTYLTLPEGELQRFPPRNTPARRRWERFVALRVTAHQASPMQPVLKELSLAVIDRHYNSLVPVNPPLANLYAVRLGSSLVFRYVSFEGSRLLLRPRLFTFPIDAIELPPLENPSDVLVGRVCLCVTEA, via the coding sequence ATGACCTTTTCTCAGCTCCATGAGCGGCTGCGCATAGAGATATGGCGGCGCATTGAACGAGGAGTGGTAACAGGCAAGCTGCTCGCTGTGCAGACAGGGCTTCAACCTTCTCACATCTCCAATTTTCTGCATGGCAAACGCAACCTCAGCCTGCCCGCGCTCGATCGCCTGCTCACCGCGCAGCAGCTCTCCATTCAGGATCTCGTCAATCTTGAAGAGCAGGATGAGTGGTCCGGAGCTTCTTCATCCGGCGAAAGAATTCCAATTGTCTCCGCCTCGGTTGCGATCCATTCGGCTTCGATCGTTCCAGTGGAAGGGCAAACCTATCTCACGCTGCCCGAGGGCGAACTCCAGCGTTTTCCGCCGCGCAACACTCCCGCGCGCCGCAGGTGGGAGCGCTTCGTCGCCCTTCGCGTCACCGCACACCAGGCCTCTCCCATGCAGCCTGTACTCAAGGAGCTTTCATTGGCTGTCATTGACCGGCACTACAACTCGCTCGTTCCGGTGAATCCGCCACTGGCCAACCTCTACGCGGTTCGCCTCGGCAGCAGTCTGGTCTTTCGCTATGTCAGCTTTGAGGGCAGCAGGCTCTTGCTGCGTCCGCGCCTGTTCACCTTCCCCATTGATGCCATTGAGCTGCCTCCACTTGAGAATCCCAGCGATGTGCTCGTTGGCCGCGTCTGCCTCTGTGTCACCGAGGCCTGA
- a CDS encoding sigma factor-like helix-turn-helix DNA-binding protein, translating into MSAAAVLPNVRACGYERTRGAAQTAAPPLGGSVFYRRRTEALLRRYMRASMEMGRTPSLLGNTVFRGRASSYRLRTFEDCIIFIFDVEKCLKRLDAESKEMIARIALQEYTHEETARMTQQSERTVGRKYAFALDQMTNILLEMGLLDPDIL; encoded by the coding sequence ATGAGCGCCGCTGCTGTTCTGCCTAATGTTCGAGCCTGTGGATATGAGAGGACACGCGGCGCGGCACAAACCGCTGCGCCACCGCTAGGAGGCAGTGTCTTCTATCGCCGCCGCACAGAAGCTCTACTGCGCCGGTACATGCGCGCATCGATGGAGATGGGAAGAACACCGTCACTGTTGGGCAATACGGTTTTTCGGGGCCGCGCCTCGAGCTACCGCCTGCGGACTTTTGAAGACTGCATCATCTTCATCTTTGATGTCGAGAAGTGCCTGAAACGGCTGGATGCAGAGTCAAAGGAAATGATTGCGCGCATTGCGCTGCAGGAATACACACATGAGGAGACGGCGCGGATGACGCAGCAAAGTGAGCGGACAGTGGGAAGAAAGTATGCCTTTGCGCTGGATCAGATGACAAACATTCTGCTGGAGATGGGGCTGCTTGATCCTGACATTTTGTAG